In the genome of Macrobrachium nipponense isolate FS-2020 chromosome 34, ASM1510439v2, whole genome shotgun sequence, one region contains:
- the LOC135207787 gene encoding piggyBac transposable element-derived protein 3-like → MALHRNKRSRDFFSKQWVDESSFFRQIFRRDRWFQIFWGLHVSPPAAPGSGFMASRRSKVKQVHDYLSERFLRYYHPGCHLSADESTVPFKGRTAFKMYDSKKPTKWGIRIYDIADALTGYILGLIPYYGKATIECLGYADHLFTTRIVLTLVDIVTRATGETGYHVYTDRLYTNLSLAAELLKKKIHITGTINTNRKGLPPQVKKRKRSSVGTVRSYVKNKRYHILSWKDKRDVIMCSTYHTARTVQHRRVMKGNVEQVIEKPVMVSEYTSNMGGVDRADHYISSYCFLQKSLKWWRKVYFFLLEVAIVNSFILHRIHMKSKGLKVLTHLQFRKELVKELVGNVRNAAQNGRRSTSDDEERLNGKLL, encoded by the coding sequence ATGGCTTTACACAGAAATAAGAGATCAAGGGACTTCTTTTCCAAGCAATGGGTGGACGAAAGTTCGTTTTTTCGGCAAATCTTTAGGAGAGATAGGTGGTTCCAGATATTCTGGGGTCTTCATGTGTCTCCTCCAGCAGCCCCTGGAAGTGGCTTCATGGCATCTCGGAGGTCAAAGGTAAAACAAGTTCATGACTATTTATCTGAACGGTTCTTACGTTATTATCATCCTGGATGCCATCTAAGCGCCGACGAGTCCACAGTACCATTCAAGGGCAGGACCGCATTCAAGATGTACGACAGCAAAAAACCAACAAAATGGGGCATCAGAATATATGATATTGCCGATGCGCTGACGGGATATATTCTAGGTTTGATTCCGTATTACGGCAAAGCTACTATCGAGTGCCTTGGTTATGCTGATCATCTCTTCACCACTCGCATTGTATTGACACTAGTGGACATCGTTACGCGTGCCACAGGAGAAACTGGATACCATGTTTATACGGATCGTCTTTATACAAACTTATCTCTAGCTGCGGAACTTCTGAAGAAAAAGATTCACATCACTGGAACGATAAATACGAATAGGAAAGGCCTTCCCCCTcaagtgaagaaaagaaaaagatcatCAGTAGGAACAGTAAGGTCGTATGTGAAAAACAAGCGATACCATATTCTGTCTTGGAAAGATAAGAGGGACGTCATTATGTGCTCTACATACCACACCGCAAGAACCGTCCAACATCGCCGTGTTATGAAAGGGAATGTAGAACAAGTTATTGAAAAACCAGTGATGGTCTCCGAATATACTTCTAACATGGGAGGAGTGGATCGTGCAGATCATTACATATCATCATACTGCTTCCTACAAAAATCATTGAAATGGTGGAGAAaagtttactttttccttttggaAGTAGCCATAGTGAATAGTTTCATTCTCCATCGTATTCATATGAAATCAAAAGGGTTGAAGGTATTAACTCATCTTCAGTTTCGCAAAGAATTGGTGAAAGAATTGGTAGGAAATGTAAGAAATGCGGctcaaaatggaagaagaagcACATCTGATGATGAGGAAAGGTTAAATGGAAAATTACTATAA